GagtttaaaatttgaaaaaagtcATAGAAAGTGGAACAAATGAGCTCAAATCACTCAGGAATTGCCATTCAAGGTAAAACACCTCCTCAAAATATTCTTTCAAGATTTATTAAgagaaaaacaggcaaaaaaaaagagcacttTTTACCAAATCAGGACTGAAggactcattttctcatttcattcagCGTTTTGTGGAAGCTTCTTTtgacagaaaggaaatgaagatAAAGTGTGAATGTAACTGATTTCACCTCAGATGTGTTAAAGATATTAAACTACTGACGGGGTCTCATCTTCTCACAGTATGACGTTCCCTGCTGGCAGCTATGAGAGTTTGGAAAAGCAGTTCCATAATTagattgtctgtcttttcattctAATGAGGCAGATGTAGCAGTCAAACAGTTGTGTGTGATGGAGGTGTGATGAACTGGGCTAATGTATTCATCTCAGAGTAGGGTGAGACTTGCTAGACGGCAAGCTGGGGAAATCTCCCACCACATGTGGGGGGGTTTCATCAGCCAgtctctttcattctgtccCCCCTGAACTTCCCCATTCACCTACACAACTAACACAGCTTCCAATTAAGAGCGTGTGAGCGTGCCGACATTCAACATTGCCTTTGATGCAAACACATGCTCATTCACATGTGCTGTGTCTACCTTGAGTCTTTACACCACATCTGTGTTCATAAAGGTATTAATCCTCAAATGCGAATGGAGCTTAGTATGTTGATGTTTTCCTTTGTGCTTTTTAGCTCTTGTTCTCTAAGATTCGGTTCATGTGGTTTCTtatttcttctgtgttgttttctgactAAGCTCTTACTGAAAACGCAAAGGCAAACAGAGTAGCCATACTTATTGATCAGTGAAGCAAAGAGTAGACTGGCGGTTTGTTATGTTACTGATGGCTAATGCATCCCCGTTGAGTGGAGATGGATTTAAGTGTGTCTCACAGCGACTCTACCCCTCAATCTGCTGTCAAAATGTAGCTGACTGGAAATAAACACTGACAAGATGAAAATGCAGTTCCTCCCTCTCACTTGCTGTGCACAGGATTTTTCTCATTAGGCCTCTCAAAATCCTTCAAACTCTCCACTGTCAACAGCGACTGTACAGGGCATTTGAATCCAACACACCAACATAAGCCCCATCACTGTAGCAGAAGACTGCAGTTAAATTCTCACTAGGTGTGTAAATATACAGTGTGAATGTGCAGCAGGGTGAGAAAAAGAGTACAAGATATGCCTTTGCAGGAATGTTGAAAAATTTAACTATCACAATATTTCACTGGCTCTTCAAGCTGTGTACAGAGCTGTgtattttgtaaaagaaaattatGCATTAATTTCTTTCTGAACTGATCGAGTTATGTTAATGGGATTCATGCTGACCTGACTAAGTCAGAGGAAAACATTGATTGATAGACAAGACGTATCAAGATTTAGAGGCCAAGAAGTGACATCAGGTTTGGGTTAACTGTAGCTTAAGAAGACGTTTTTACTTTACAGACTCAATTATTTACCGAAAATTTTTTACCATGATCACCAAATGTGATGCACAgatacacattttcattttgtgccttCACAGAGTAGAGTATGAAACAACGTGCTTAGTAATCATTAGAAAAgacaacccacacacacctactgACCCGGCTCCACCCTGACTAACAACTGACAACGTTTTTTGTTCCCAAGCTGATACCAACACCGATTATTAGTGATCAAATCGATATTTACAACAGATCAGTCACAGCTgaactaaaaattaaaatctcagCGTCAATACCGTTGATGGAATGTAATTAAGCACGTCTATTCAAGTAATGTTCTTACATACGATATCTTTTACTGCCACTCAAAACATTTGGGAGGCAAATGTTGTACTAGTCACTTTACAAATTACTTCACAGATTCGCAGAGTATTAATACGTAACATAAATCAGCTATAACCAACAGTAATGAAGTGTTATAACAGATTAGGCTACGCAGCAGTATATTCTGTGGCACAGCAGTCTTCGCTTTTGATGGGATATTATATGTGACGTGTAACTAATTTGATGATTAGATTGATTGAGACCACAGATTGGTGACTGCAGACGGAGAGAGGCGGCTGCATCAGGGCCACAGTAATGCATCcttaaatcaatttattttatctgtgatcgggcaaaacaaaaaaacaaaaaaagactggCGCTCATAACAGGAAAAATGCTCTTAATGAACGATCTTATATCCGATAGCTGATAATCTAATTGACCAGCACCTGTTCTGATACTGTATTGACTTTAAAATGTGTACATGTGCTATGTTTGTATATACTGTGTGTCTTGAACTGAGCTCTTATAATGTGTCAGTTGTTCTAAAGAACTGACCAGTCAACTCTGAGGGCtgccaaaaaacacaacactcgATGCTTGTTATGTTCAGTCACTCTGACACGTTCTGGTGGTGTGGTGGATATCTTGGAATATCCTCGATTAAAACATCAGCCAAAAGGCTTAAAATTGAAGACCACTGATATGAACGCGATCACTTTCCCTATTCTGTAACGAGCAGTGACAGGAGGTACTTTAGAGACAAACTTCATGATTTAATCATCAAGTTCATCATGATGAGTGCCACACTTTACACCTTGTTACTGATGTGAGTGGAGCTGACCTGGTGGACATCATTTCCCAAGGTGAACTCCTGGAAATACCCGGGGGCTGCTGACGTGGCACGGATGGCCTGCCAGAGCTGGTGCTGGCAGCCCCCCAGGTAGTGAGAGCGAACCCCGGGCAGCAGGTTGTAGTTCCTGAACACGAAGGCCCTCAGGGGAGTGCCCCGATTCACAATGGTGCTCACCGCTGCCACCTACAGGCAAAGAACATGACATGCAAcgtgacttttctttttcagcatgAGGCAGCATTTTACAAGCAAACAGATCTATAATGCAGGTGTAACACCCGAACCGACATTCTGACAGGTCAGTTTACTATCTTCTCTGTTCTGTGAGCTTCAGAGGAGTCTGCTGACATATGAAATCCTATGTACTCTACCCACGCTGTCTGAAATGGCTTTACAGTGCATTTCCCTGCCACTTGTCATGCAGAGAAAGACGCTTTCTTTGTAATACGGTACTAAATAAGTTAAGACGAAGGCACACTGGTCAGTTCCAGAACAAAAGGGAAGTATGAGTCAGCCTAAATCTCACCTTAGGGCATTCTGGGTTTCTTGAAGTCTCCACCAGGAGGTGAGAGcccattttctctctgtggaaGGGAAGATAAGATGATGTTATTTTCTGGTTAGTGAATTTGGAATCATAGTGTGACTTATTACAAAGTCCTTTCCCCGAGCTTAACAAAACCTTTGTGCCTATCGGTTAATGGAACTTGAAATCATTTTGTGATCAgcataattattttaaaaaaggttccatctgctgttttctttttcagtttaaaaagcAGATACCTTTAAAAGGTACCTCCAAATCagtgaatgttttctttcataaagtaaaaattgcaaaaactgaagaagaattttaaaaaaaagatttaaataaagGAAACCATTTTTCACCTGTCATTGCATTTTAACATGGTTCCACATTTACTATGCATAACCACCACTCTGCCGTCAATGAGAAACAAACTGACTTGAGGATGTTCTCCCAGGCTTCGCTGTCATAGAAGGCATGGCTCCAGCCCATCTTCACCGTGCCAACAATGACGTTCTGCTTGAAAATATCCGAACCCAACTTCCGGTAGAGATCATCACACTCGCTCACTGGGATTTGGAACACACCCAGCATGAACCCGAGAATAGCACctgaggggaaaaacacacaaaattcaAATGCTACTGAGACATAGTgttaaaaaaagcacacaaaagcatatttttgtCAACAGGAAGTATAAGGTCTTCAGTCACTCCTTTGGGAAGACAACAAGTAATCGTGGttgcaaacaagcaaacaggaaatgtatCGCTCGTTGTTCTGTTACTCTCGGGGCGTGATGATGTGAGGTTATCTGGCTGAAGGATTATCTGTTAGGAGTGATATTCCTCTTGGATGATCCATTTATAAGAAGTGCAAGGGATTAACGTGGCTATTACCCTATCGAACAATACTTTTCGACTCATTTCTACCCATGATTAAGGATCCTTGACAGGATTTCCAAGCCACAACAATGATATGAGGGCagagatcagaatcagaatcaaaatacTTCACTGATCCCTGGGGAAAACTGGGGGAAATGAAGCGTACGTGAATAACATGGGTGATCAAACTAGCCAGATGTGGCCCAGACGGGTTTTATGTTTAGACATCATTTGATTCAGCAGGTGGGTTGCATTATGCTTTGGCTACATTCAtcaagtgtgaaaatgaagtACCTCCAAATGGTGGAGATTAAGACTGAGAAAAGCGATAGGAAGTGGGGACAAACAGAAACTTCTGGTACTGATTAAAGGCCAATATGCTcttcaaataaaatgcagttcTTTCAGTCTGCTGTGAAATGAAACCAACAAAGTGTTTAAAGATGGTTCACATCACCCCCTTGTGGTGATTTtgcagagaaggaaaaaatatgAATCCACTTACAGACAATATCTGAAACCAAATAAAGCTATGTaattttatgaaaaatataattctgtaatttatttaagaATTTGGACAATTTGAAACAGTTTTGCTGTGGCTTAACTTGAGTGTAAAGCAGGAGATTGACATTAGAGTGGTGTTGGTGATGAAATTGAGGTCACAACAAATAGAGCAACAAATAGGTCGGTGCGAGATCAGTCCTGCTGGTTCAGCATGCAGTGTTGCACTATACTCTCATACACATAAATAGACATACAGAAACAGAGCAGGAGGACAACATACCTGTGCTGACACCACAAATATAATCAAACAATTTGTAAATGGGTTTGCCAGTCAGGGCCTCCAACTTGTGTAATGTCTGAAGCGCAACGAGTCCCCTGAAAGTACGAAGTCAGACACAGTCATACACAATGagacataaattaataaaatgacaaGCACAGCACACAAATTGGCCACAAAGAGTGACAGCTGATTGATTTTTCAACCAGAATAACAAACGGGAAATAAATCCCGACTCCTTTAACTGGATTTTTCtgaatgcatttatttgacagacTGAAACTGCTATTATAAGTAGTGACTTGCTTTCCAAAACATGGCATTTGCTGCAGGCAAAATTCCCTAAATTCAATTTAGTTGAACTCTGAAACAACCTGACATCAGTGACTTTTACTTTACGAACAGAAGAAGGCTGAACTTGTACCTTAATCCTCCTCCATCTATGGACAGGATGCGTATGCCCCGGCCTTTAACAGGTGAATGGTAGCCCACCAGAGCAAGGGCTTCTCTAACTGCTGCCCTCAGGCCTGGGTCGTTAGCCTGTTTCAGACGCAGTAGGCAAGGTATAACCTTCTCCTGTGGAATGCATAAACAAAACCTGGCAGTCAgaagtggaaaagaaaagcacaatcTGTCTACTATGATGTTGTCAGATCAAAACTGACCAAACAAATGTTGCATGAATCAAAGGGCAAACAAGGGGTATGACCCACAATTATGAGGACAGGGTCTTGGACACAAGCTGCTGGAGCTACTCCAGCTTTCAACTAGTTGAGAATAAGCTAAGATCCTGCTGTCTTCACCCTCCATTCTTTGTATTGGACTTCCACTAATGGTCATACTGTATTGCTTCTATTCggctgctgctttctttcaGCATGCAGTTAGTCAAACAAGCATACAAAATCAATGTTTCCTGAACAACAGGTCAATCCCACTGTCTCTCTCTAACTGGCTGGAGATTGCCATTGTGCAAGTCACAAGTTAAATCAGAATGAACCcagaaaagcaaacaagagTCAATGAAAAATTAATGTTTGACAAACTTTCattgaaataaaagcaaaatcaaaactTGGCATGAACACAGCATTAAGGTTTAAGGATGAGCACATTTTTAAGACCTTGAATGATACAAGGGTAGGTAAAACATGCGATCTTTAAGGTACAACCAACTAAATCAGTAACCTGTAAACTGAATGATGGAATTGGGATAAATGTTTGATAGAGTGAGTGTGTCAGTCAAATGTCAGCACAATGgtctcttttatttctgttgccaTTTGAAAAGCTATCATAAATTTTTCTTTCACCAGCATGTTGAACTTAACGCTGTTCTTGATTCTCATTTTTTAAACCAGgctgtggtttaaaaaaaggttaCCACAGATAGGGCTGAGACATAAATAAATGCTGCAGTATGTAGTCTGGATGTACTTGTGAGGCTCCTGACATTTTGTCTGGCATGGGAAAAGtcccaaacacaagcagaagGCCATTATCTAAATTATTTACATGCTACAGTTGTTGAATAATCCAAAATAAGACAATTATATATTCACAGAAACATCCTGCTGTAAACATTGTCACCAATTGTCGCTTTCCTGAATCCTCAATGTGTCAGAATCAAGCAAAAAAGGAGAAGCCAAAAAGCTGTCCTGTTCAGATTTCTCACCTTGACAGCAACACCACATGTCTCCGGAAACTCCAGGAGATGGTAGCTGAGGTCCTCCACTCTGTTGATGTAGACTCTCACATCGGAGGCCCTGTGAAGACCCTGTACGAGAGCCCGAGTTCGATTGTCCACACTCACCCTGGCAATGATCTAGCAAGCAAAAAATACGCAACAAATCATGTCCAGCTATAAAGCATTAGCTGAGATCCGAGTAAAAGCTATGGCTCATTTAAAAGATAACTGATTGTTATTAACAATATGACACTAATTGATCTTATTATTGCTTAATTCCTTTCTTCTGTGACCTCCTAGGCCAGGATGAGAAGCAATAAGCGGGAAACATATAATACAACACTAAATTATAGACCCCAATAGGATGGACATCAGCTCAAACAAAACGTGTTTCATCTCCCCGTACAGACCGCAAAACTGAACTTTTAGGCACCACAAGGTGGAACAATCTTATTAAAATCTTTGAAATGCTGGagtactgtatgtgtctgtatataATATGTTTGTAAAACAGCCATTGCTTGAGAAGCAGGATTTCCACTGTAATTGACACATTAATTTATCTACCACCTAGTAAATTGGGTTATAATAGCAACCCATTAAGGTTCCTGAAGGTGAGACTAAATGTGAACCTGTCATGAGCAGATCAGTAACAAAGCTGCCAAAAGTGTTATTGTTCCAACATATTTTCAACAGATATACACATTTTCACTatctttaatgacattttgttACCTTGATGGTGAAGATTTCTTGCCTGGAAACTGGtataatgaaacaaaacaactgaaccATAACCCACCTGCATATCACCACAATTTACTCTATAATATAAGCCACAGGAAGTCATGAAGTGTTTCAGCTATCTGCTAACTCAAACAAAAGATATTATTAGGACGTGACTGAATGACTCAATCCAACCTCAGTGTAAACTGAATGTCAATTGTGTTTATATCTCTGCAACGTAAAATCCTGGCTGGGTCTATATACTTTAGTGCACACACCTTCTGAGGCCCTCTAACTCCACAGGGAGGTTATTTTAGAAAATAGATTCCCAGAACTCAGGCAGTACTTCAGCATATTGCAGCACCATTAGAGAAAGCATGTAGTAAGAGCTCTGGTGAACGCAGGAACAGCAGGCACGCCGCCAAACTATACCAGACACTCGGTATGTCACTAACCATCTGAGGAGGGAATTATGTTTCTCAAGCGTAGACAACACAAATCATATGACAAACAGTTTTGATCTGTGTCTGAactacaaagacaaaatgttttagaaaGTGGTCAAAACCTAAACTGAAGCGAGGCCTTTAGGTGATGGTTTAGGTTGTCCATGCATAGAGTAGAATCCTAGACAATACTTCAAATATGTGATTATTGTGTTGTTATCCCAACATTAGGTAAAATTCACATGTGAAACAATGCCTTTTTGTAGACCTACCTTCTCTCTTTGCAGCACAAGTTTCTTGGCTTTCTCTTCTGCAGCTTTCTGCTCCTTAGAAACTGCGGCCTCAGCCTGTTTGACTGGCGCATTCTCATGCTTCTCCTCCACCGCGGCACCTTTCGACTCTCCTGTCCTAAACTTGGGCACCAAGGGAGCAATGTAACTTCCCACAAAGGCTTGTACAGTAGGAGCTGAGTAAGATAGGTAGTGCCCTAAACCCTTCTTAGAGGATGGTGTGGTAACAGGAGCGGCGGATTCTGTTTTAACAGACACCGACACGAGGTTACTGGTTGGCCGATCCTGAGAGGATGCAGAGGAATTTTCAACATTGCCTACTTTCTTGTCCTGAGTCTTTGTGCTGCTGCCAAAGTATGAGTTGATGTGATTGGCCAGGTAGTTGTAAGTATCATCAAGGCTGACTGAAAAAGTGCTGGGATGGAAAAGTGCTGTGGCTTGCTTGGAAGTTGTGCTCTTGCTCTCACTATCATCTGGTGAATGTTTTAGCTCCTCTTGCTTCCTGGCACAACTGGCTTTGACAGCGGGAGCAACACGTCTGAGTCTTTTCTCCTTAAGTTCACGTACAGTCAGAATTGTGGCAGTGACGGTCACTTGAGAAGAACTGTGAGGATGAGTGGAGGTAGTGGCACTTGTAGGAGAAGAAGCAGGAACAGAAGGACTGGCAGAAGGTGAGTCACTTATGGTTTTGGGTGTAGAAGCGGGAGCACTATTAGCAGGAGGAGTCACCGTGACAGCACCCTCCTCAGCTTTCGCCGCTGACTCAACACAAGTCTCTTTCACAAGTGCCTTTCTTCCAGCCTTTAAAACATTAGGCTTGAGTCTGGCGATTCTGGACAGAAGTTCAGTATGTGTCCCACTCACAGCTTTAGAAACTGTGTCCAGTGTGTTCCTGACCCGAGACATGTGTTGACTCAGACCAGCAGACCACCGTGATGTTGAAGCATTCAAAGACAAggtgctggtgtggagaccGAGCCTTTGTCGAAACTGAATAGCTCTAAAGAGCCATCTGTGACACCCAGTGGTCCTTAGGTGTTCGATGCGTCTCCAGCCGTGACAGCTAATCTTGAAGCAATGAGGTTGTTGGACACGAAGCCTGCAGTGAGAGGTACCAGACAAGGGACGTGATACTGCTGAGCTGCGAACATGTGTTTGCCACAAATGAAATGCTCTGCTTACTTTCACCCAGCTATCTGGAGACCCTCTATGACTCATTCTTTCAGACCACAAGAGTTCGTGCCATCCATAACAATATTAGGTCTATGCCCTCTTCCTTTCCATTAACCTggtgatgaaaaacaaacatgtaaaatatgaacatgaaagaaaggaaaaacatgaaaatgggaaaaatgaCATGGCGTAAAAAAGATACTAACACTGCTCCTAAATCTAGCAGTTTAGTTTTCTTCACAACTAAAACCTGTTTGATAAATGATCCTAACTGAGAGGTCAACTACTTCTTTTGTGAATAACACAAAGTTAATATTTCGATACCTGCAACTGCTTATTAGCCTcacagctaacgttagctaactcGCCAGCATTCATAAAGACCACACAAAAGATAACAGACCATACCATTCACTTTATGTCGTCGAA
This is a stretch of genomic DNA from Scatophagus argus isolate fScaArg1 chromosome 7, fScaArg1.pri, whole genome shotgun sequence. It encodes these proteins:
- the LOC124061484 gene encoding calcium-independent phospholipase A2-gamma-like isoform X4; amino-acid sequence: MSHRGSPDSWVKVSRAFHLWQTHVRSSAVSRPLSGTSHCRLRVQQPHCFKISCHGWRRIEHLRTTGCHRWLFRAIQFRQRLGLHTSTLSLNASTSRWSAGLSQHMSRVRNTLDTVSKAVSGTHTELLSRIARLKPNVLKAGRKALVKETCVESAAKAEEGAVTVTPPANSAPASTPKTISDSPSASPSVPASSPTSATTSTHPHSSSQVTVTATILTVRELKEKRLRRVAPAVKASCARKQEELKHSPDDSESKSTTSKQATALFHPSTFSVSLDDTYNYLANHINSYFGSSTKTQDKKVGNVENSSASSQDRPTSNLVSVSVKTESAAPVTTPSSKKGLGHYLSYSAPTVQAFVGSYIAPLVPKFRTGESKGAAVEEKHENAPVKQAEAAVSKEQKAAEEKAKKLVLQREKIIARVSVDNRTRALVQGLHRASDVRVYINRVEDLSYHLLEFPETCGVAVKEKVIPCLLRLKQANDPGLRAAVREALALVGYHSPVKGRGIRILSIDGGGLRGLVALQTLHKLEALTGKPIYKLFDYICGVSTGAILGFMLGVFQIPVSECDDLYRKLGSDIFKQNVIVGTVKMGWSHAFYDSEAWENILKEKMGSHLLVETSRNPECPKVAAVSTIVNRGTPLRAFVFRNYNLLPGVRSHYLGGCQHQLWQAIRATSAAPGYFQEFTLGNDVHQNRESDRVHISGLQF
- the LOC124061484 gene encoding calcium-independent phospholipase A2-gamma-like isoform X2, translated to MSHRGSPDSWVKVSRAFHLWQTHVRSSAVSRPLSGTSHCRLRVQQPHCFKISCHGWRRIEHLRTTGCHRWLFRAIQFRQRLGLHTSTLSLNASTSRWSAGLSQHMSRVRNTLDTVSKAVSGTHTELLSRIARLKPNVLKAGRKALVKETCVESAAKAEEGAVTVTPPANSAPASTPKTISDSPSASPSVPASSPTSATTSTHPHSSSQVTVTATILTVRELKEKRLRRVAPAVKASCARKQEELKHSPDDSESKSTTSKQATALFHPSTFSVSLDDTYNYLANHINSYFGSSTKTQDKKVGNVENSSASSQDRPTSNLVSVSVKTESAAPVTTPSSKKGLGHYLSYSAPTVQAFVGSYIAPLVPKFRTGESKGAAVEEKHENAPVKQAEAAVSKEQKAAEEKAKKLVLQREKIIARVSVDNRTRALVQGLHRASDVRVYINRVEDLSYHLLEFPETCGVAVKEKVIPCLLRLKQANDPGLRAAVREALALVGYHSPVKGRGIRILSIDGGGLRGLVALQTLHKLEALTGKPIYKLFDYICGVSTGAILGFMLGVFQIPVSECDDLYRKLGSDIFKQNVIVGTVKMGWSHAFYDSEAWENILKEKMGSHLLVETSRNPECPKVAAVSTIVNRGTPLRAFVFRNYNLLPGVRSHYLGGCQHQLWQAIRATSAAPGYFQEFTLGNDVHQDGGLLINNPTALAIHESKCLWPNTPLECVVSLGTGRFESFGKNSTTYTSLKTKLTNVISSATDTEGWGCGV
- the LOC124061484 gene encoding calcium-independent phospholipase A2-gamma-like isoform X3; this encodes MSRVRNTLDTVSKAVSGTHTELLSRIARLKPNVLKAGRKALVKETCVESAAKAEEGAVTVTPPANSAPASTPKTISDSPSASPSVPASSPTSATTSTHPHSSSQVTVTATILTVRELKEKRLRRVAPAVKASCARKQEELKHSPDDSESKSTTSKQATALFHPSTFSVSLDDTYNYLANHINSYFGSSTKTQDKKVGNVENSSASSQDRPTSNLVSVSVKTESAAPVTTPSSKKGLGHYLSYSAPTVQAFVGSYIAPLVPKFRTGESKGAAVEEKHENAPVKQAEAAVSKEQKAAEEKAKKLVLQREKIIARVSVDNRTRALVQGLHRASDVRVYINRVEDLSYHLLEFPETCGVAVKEKVIPCLLRLKQANDPGLRAAVREALALVGYHSPVKGRGIRILSIDGGGLRGLVALQTLHKLEALTGKPIYKLFDYICGVSTGAILGFMLGVFQIPVSECDDLYRKLGSDIFKQNVIVGTVKMGWSHAFYDSEAWENILKEKMGSHLLVETSRNPECPKVAAVSTIVNRGTPLRAFVFRNYNLLPGVRSHYLGGCQHQLWQAIRATSAAPGYFQEFTLGNDVHQDGGLLINNPTALAIHESKCLWPNTPLECVVSLGTGRFESFGKNSTTYTSLKTKLTNVISSATDTEEVHAMLDAFLPPNTYFRFNPYIREDISMDESRQEKLNLLQAEGIRYLERNEEKLKKVTRILTREKSSVQRMAEWAGLRADMYNGLSFHSSKL
- the LOC124061484 gene encoding calcium-independent phospholipase A2-gamma-like isoform X1, with the protein product MSHRGSPDSWVKVSRAFHLWQTHVRSSAVSRPLSGTSHCRLRVQQPHCFKISCHGWRRIEHLRTTGCHRWLFRAIQFRQRLGLHTSTLSLNASTSRWSAGLSQHMSRVRNTLDTVSKAVSGTHTELLSRIARLKPNVLKAGRKALVKETCVESAAKAEEGAVTVTPPANSAPASTPKTISDSPSASPSVPASSPTSATTSTHPHSSSQVTVTATILTVRELKEKRLRRVAPAVKASCARKQEELKHSPDDSESKSTTSKQATALFHPSTFSVSLDDTYNYLANHINSYFGSSTKTQDKKVGNVENSSASSQDRPTSNLVSVSVKTESAAPVTTPSSKKGLGHYLSYSAPTVQAFVGSYIAPLVPKFRTGESKGAAVEEKHENAPVKQAEAAVSKEQKAAEEKAKKLVLQREKIIARVSVDNRTRALVQGLHRASDVRVYINRVEDLSYHLLEFPETCGVAVKEKVIPCLLRLKQANDPGLRAAVREALALVGYHSPVKGRGIRILSIDGGGLRGLVALQTLHKLEALTGKPIYKLFDYICGVSTGAILGFMLGVFQIPVSECDDLYRKLGSDIFKQNVIVGTVKMGWSHAFYDSEAWENILKEKMGSHLLVETSRNPECPKVAAVSTIVNRGTPLRAFVFRNYNLLPGVRSHYLGGCQHQLWQAIRATSAAPGYFQEFTLGNDVHQDGGLLINNPTALAIHESKCLWPNTPLECVVSLGTGRFESFGKNSTTYTSLKTKLTNVISSATDTEEVHAMLDAFLPPNTYFRFNPYIREDISMDESRQEKLNLLQAEGIRYLERNEEKLKKVTRILTREKSSVQRMAEWAGLRADMYNGLSFHSSKL